The following are from one region of the Cryptosporangium minutisporangium genome:
- a CDS encoding FMN-dependent NADH-azoreductase, producing the protein MPHLLHLDSSADLTGSRSRAITAAFAETWAGRGADHTVTYRDLHTDPLPRLSTPALHWAPRLRTATETAPAEDEALQQTILDELLAADVLLVGAPMYNYSLPSTLKTWIDYVHVPGVTTTIDETPSQPLAGRPAVVVTSAGGSYVEGSPTAGWDHLTPVLRIVLGTALGMKVTVLATELTLASRLPALADQVRHSEDLFAAVQLEATAIANNL; encoded by the coding sequence ATGCCCCACCTGCTGCACCTGGACTCGTCCGCCGACCTGACCGGGTCGCGTTCCCGGGCGATCACCGCAGCGTTCGCCGAAACGTGGGCCGGCCGGGGTGCCGACCACACCGTCACCTACCGCGACCTGCACACCGATCCGCTCCCCCGGCTCTCGACGCCGGCCCTGCACTGGGCGCCGCGGCTGCGGACCGCGACCGAGACCGCGCCGGCCGAGGACGAGGCGCTGCAGCAGACGATCCTCGACGAGTTGCTCGCCGCGGACGTCCTCCTGGTCGGAGCGCCGATGTACAACTACTCGCTGCCCTCGACGCTGAAGACCTGGATCGACTACGTCCACGTCCCGGGCGTGACGACGACGATCGACGAGACGCCGAGCCAGCCGCTGGCCGGACGTCCGGCGGTGGTGGTGACGAGTGCCGGCGGTTCGTACGTCGAGGGGTCGCCGACCGCGGGGTGGGACCACCTGACGCCGGTGCTCCGGATCGTGCTCGGCACCGCCCTCGGGATGAAGGTCACCGTGCTCGCCACCGAGTTGACGCTCGCCTCGCGCCTCCCCGCCCTCGCGGACCAAGTTAGGCACAGCGAGGACCTGTTCGCCGCCGTCCAACTCGAGGCCACCGCCATAGCCAACAACCTCTGA
- a CDS encoding alpha/beta hydrolase family esterase, producing MRTIMVLLVTVLAVAGCGRGGPDPAPTASPSAGTHAYSLRVGDLDRRYQVHVPAAAVGRTGVPAVIVLHGGGGSGSQVAEQTGFSALSDREGFLAVYPDGSGRTKLLTWNAGTCCSYARDQGIDDVGFVRALIDTLADRFGVGRVYVTGFSNGAMLTYRVGCELADRITAIAPVSGAMNVPSCDPARPLPVYTLHGDADPVVPYAGGTSASRIASEERAGAHRSVAYAVDFWTRADRCTVDPARSVDGAITSVRYTACAPGAEVRLDTVAGGGHAWPGGKSVRRGADAPTTELDATAAIWDFFRTRSG from the coding sequence ATGCGGACGATCATGGTGCTGCTGGTGACGGTGCTCGCCGTGGCCGGTTGCGGACGCGGAGGGCCGGACCCGGCGCCGACCGCCTCTCCGAGCGCGGGCACGCATGCGTACTCGTTGCGGGTCGGCGACCTCGACCGGCGGTACCAGGTCCACGTGCCGGCCGCCGCGGTCGGGCGGACCGGGGTACCGGCCGTGATCGTCCTGCACGGCGGAGGCGGGAGCGGCAGCCAGGTCGCCGAGCAGACCGGCTTCAGCGCGCTCTCCGACCGGGAGGGTTTCCTCGCGGTGTATCCCGACGGCTCCGGTCGCACGAAGCTTCTGACCTGGAACGCCGGCACCTGCTGCTCGTACGCGCGCGACCAGGGCATCGACGACGTCGGATTCGTGCGGGCGCTGATCGACACGCTCGCCGACCGGTTCGGCGTCGGGCGGGTCTACGTCACCGGGTTCTCGAACGGCGCGATGCTCACCTACCGGGTCGGCTGCGAGCTCGCCGACCGGATCACCGCGATCGCACCGGTGTCCGGCGCGATGAACGTGCCGAGCTGCGACCCGGCCCGCCCGCTGCCGGTCTACACCCTGCACGGCGACGCCGATCCGGTCGTCCCGTACGCCGGGGGCACGTCGGCGTCGAGGATCGCGAGCGAGGAGCGGGCCGGCGCCCACCGCTCGGTGGCGTACGCGGTGGACTTCTGGACGCGAGCCGACCGATGCACCGTCGACCCCGCTCGCAGCGTCGACGGGGCGATCACGTCGGTGCGGTACACCGCGTGCGCGCCGGGCGCGGAAGTGCGGCTGGACACCGTCGCCGGGGGCGGACACGCGTGGCCGGGCGGGAAGTCCGTACGCCGCGGCGCCGACGCGCCGACCACCGAACTCGACGCCACGGCCGCGATCTGGGACTTCTTCCGCACCCGCTCCGGTTAG